In one window of Clavelina lepadiformis chromosome 4, kaClaLepa1.1, whole genome shotgun sequence DNA:
- the LOC143451930 gene encoding uncharacterized protein LOC143451930 produces the protein MFVGFIFFVLVGLLGAEVAAQSCSLSVHLIRSHYKVDMPSSCAVLNITVTRNINGSTVSFLDKFSFTSIATGFQCKFYDGTSTSAQELGTIGGSLVGYIEIFVNSTDAFVQCVGYGSNPDIRFVTASSIASERFQDQPIIQVQTPGFLNTSYPNDYIQEAVIESSRITTYNVSFHSTFFIRWDPIFIIADDGTELVFIRTSTPPDRFSITGKKIKIQFVSDDSVARAGFRITLEADFSLPLTVPELICSDQGQVNISLSNQTVNDLCGSEDDYVIISAIPVDDVNSVDPECIANGREPNFNLILSQCSILEVTNGVLKAHFPLRCLSKLNESAPIQRYVDGCLNLTCEYNRTELLEAGAIVPEIKKVALDSVEQEGRFGVEMYFTKNQSYSDKLDAGAVVKVPDLVYTKVELSTPDEALHVQLKECWATPSKDPENEETRYDIIEESCPVDNPFESDDAIEIDRNYLDEYAGFNFKSFVWSGNEEGAIYVYCRVTICHEDADSTCPTAPNCAKKRKRDVSSSDSLLVASGPIFISKSKKKSCEESNGGCSDVCEMRNDDVICMCYDDRFLVEDGKTCQGVEKYEVVAMGDDWTFLVYVIAAFVIVVGCLFVWSKKDGKSKDGFQRLI, from the exons atgtttgtcggtttcatattttttgttcttgttgGATTGCTGGGAGCTGAAGTGGCTGCACAGTCATGTTCATTGTCAGTACATCTCATTCGATCACATTATAAGGTTGACATGCCATCTAGCTGCGCTGTGCTCAACATCACTGTTACCAGGAATATAAATGGAAGTACAGTTTCTTTTCTGGACAAGTTTTCTTTCACATCCATTGCCACAGGGTTTCAATGCAAG ttttatGACGGAACATCTACGTCAGCCCAAGAGCTGGGCACAATAGGAGGATCTTTGGTGGGATATATcgaaatatttgtaaattcTACAGATGCATTCGTCCAGTGCGTAGGGTATGGGTCAAATCCAGATATTAGATTTGTTACAG CATCAAGCATAGCATCGGAACGTTTTCAGGACCAACCAATCATTCAAGTGCAGACACCGGGTTTCCTTAATACAAGTTATCCAAATGATTATATCCAGGAGGCGGTGATAGAGAGCAGCCGAATTACCACCTACAACGTTTCCTTTCATTCAACGTTTTTCATCCGATGGGATCCAATTTTT ATCATAGCAGATGACGGGACTGAATTGGTTTTTATTCGGACATCGACTCCTCCAGATCGATTCAGCATCACGgggaaaaaaataaaaatacaatttgtcTCGGATGACAGCGTGGCACGCGCAGGGTTCCGAATAACTTTAGAAGCAG ATTTTTCGCTGCCGCTCACAGTTCCAGAATTGATTTGTAGCGACCAAGGACAAGTCAATATCAG CTTGTCAAACCAAACTGTGAATGACTTGTGCGGAAGCGAAGATGATTATGTCATAATCAGTGCTATTCCGGTCGACGATGTGAACTCAGTTGACCCCGAGTGTATTGCAAACGGGAGGGAACCGAATTTCAACCTAATTTTGTCGCAATGCTCCATCTTAGAG GTCACAAACGGCGTCCTCAAAGCGCATTTTCCACTTCGATGTCTTTCCAAATTGAACGAATCTGCACCGATCCAGCGCTACGTTGATGGATGCCTCAACCTGACGTGCGAGTACAACAGAACAGAACTGCTTGAAGCTGGAGCGATTGTTCCCGAGATCAA GAAAGTGGCGCTGGATTCTGTTGAACAAGAAGGAAGATTCGGAGTTGAAATGTACTTCACCAAAAATCAATCTTATTCTGATAAACTGGATGCGGGAGCTGTGGTCAAGGTTCCGGATCTCGTCTACACAAAAGTGGAACTGAGTACACCTGACGAAGCTCTGCATGTTCAG TTAAAGGAATGTTGGGCGACACCAAGTAAAGACCCTGAAAACGAGGAAACAAGATATGACATCATTGAAGAAAG ttgCCCAGTTGATAACCCATTTGAATCTGATGACGCAATCGAAATTGACCGGAACTACCTGGACGAATATGCGGGTTTCAATTTCAAGTCCTTTGTGTGGTCAGGGAACGAAGAAGGAGCGATCTACGTTTATTGTCGCGTCACCATATGTCACGAGGATGCTGACTCTACATGTCCAACGGCG CCAAACTGTGCCAAGAAGAGGAAACGTGACGTGTCTTCATCTGATTCGCTCCTTGTTGCATCCGGACCCATCTTCATCAGCAAGAGCAAGAAGAAGAGTTGTGAAGAG TCAAACGGTGGCTGCAGTGACGTGTGTGAAATGCGaaacgatgacgtcatatgcaTGTGTTATGACGACAGATTTCTTGTGGAAGATGGAAAGACGTGTCAAG GTGTGGAGAAATACGAAGTTGTAGCCATGGGTGACGATTGGACATTCTTGGTTTACGTCATCGCTGCTTTCGTCATCGTAGTTGGATGCTTGTTTGTGTGGAGCAAGAAAGATGGGAAGAGCAAAGATGGCTTCCAACGTCTCATTTGA
- the LOC143452002 gene encoding 72 kDa type IV collagenase-like has product MRYLVAVLSLLLLFEIFDAAPSSRRLRKRYRPRGRYRKSDFRNQGPANPTHLVGPDGESFYRGLDLNQEPGALISPSGGSPGSPVPSYIRTQRSQVAGDFGHNPVPPGSVPPGSIISIGSNIPPDPNLEPQIAEGIEQMDMDEREAIALEFFVRANYTPQGLSSKKSMVRLMQRNYGLPQTGELDEKTVSMMMAPRCGYPDPPANYQTFPNRPRWNKNPVTYKFTGYTPDMSPCQVRNALKRAFRVWEEVTPLDFVESESDDADIIIYFGYQRHGDDYPFDDKNGLLAHAFTAGTQPISGDTHFDEAEFWTLGNGRVTETYYGTANGASCYFPFIFENEEYTTCTAAGRSDGLEWCSTTRNYDQDGEWGFCSQETLFTYGGNADGDPCKFPFIFQGKSYDTCTLEGRSDGYRWCATTSSFDDDTRWGFCPDRAHGTYGGNSNGASCAFPFIFNGDTYSDCTVVGRSDYLPWCSTTADYDRDQKFGFCQDSGYSIFLVAAHEFGHAIGLDHSNFQSALMYPMYQKFENFRLPEDDRRGAQDLYPEERTTPLRPLVLETCGGDLRTDTTITTTSTTISSSTTTTTKNNNNNNPDPSGGICDEGPIDGLLSFGTEIFLFKGREFWRMFDHDGDKRGPYVIREQWPGLPSTIDSVYRKPADDALVFFKGTRYWIYDGFQLRAGYPKKVTSLGLPKDGEFKVDASLNWYRSKDRKRTYFFVGKKYYRFNEPKNKMDNKYPKSSSAWRSVPSSLEAAMEDPTSKRQSLFVKDNIVHVLHNYKVEVIDRIPLRVWLGCEERGANPVPIVASRRTKDRKIP; this is encoded by the exons ATGAGATACCTGGTTGCCGTGTTGTcgcttcttcttcttttcgaGATCTTCGACGCTGCTCCGTCGTCACGTCGTCTGCGAAAACGATATCGTCCCAGGGGCAGGTACCGAAAGTCGGACTTCCGAAACCAGGGCCCTGCCAACCCCACCCATCTCGTCGGACCCGATGGAGAAAGTTTCTACCGGGGGTTGGACTTGAACCAAGAACCGGGGGCGCTCATCAGCCCCTCCGGAGGGTCACCGGGGTCACCGGTGCCAAGTTACATCCGCACCCAAAGGTCCCAGGTTGCAGGAGACTTCGGGCACAACCCTGTACCCCCTGGAAGTGTCCCTCCGGGCTCGATTATATCAATAGGTTCAAACATTCCACCGGACCCTAATCTGGAACCCCAAATCGCGGAAGGAATCGAACAAATGGACATGGACGAGCGAGAAGCGATCGCGTTG GAGTTTTTCGTACGAGCCAATTACACACCCCAAGGTTTGAGCAGCAAAAAGAGCATGGTCCGTCTGATGCAAAGGAACTACGGACTCCCACAAACAG GCGAACTTGATGAAAAAACGGTTTCGATGATGATGGCACCCCGTTGTGGTTATCCTGACCCCCCAGCCAACTATCAGACTTTCCCCAACCGACCCCGATGGAACAAGAACCCTGTCACTTACAA GTTTACAGGATATACTCCTGATATGAGCCCCTGTCAGGTACGAAACGCCCTCAAGCGGGCGTTCAGAGTGTGGGAAGAGGTGACCCCTTTGGACTTTGTCGAAAGCGAAAGCGATGATGCTGACATCATAATCTACTTCGGATATC AACGTCACGGGGACGATTATCCTTTCGACGACAAGAATGGACTTCTCGCTCACGCCTTCACCGCCGGTACCCAACCAATTTCGGGGGACACCCACTTTGACGAAGCTGAGTTTTGGACCCTTGGCAACGGGCGAG TGACGGAAACCTACTACGGCACCGCAAACGGCGCTTCCTGCTACTTTCCGTTCATCTTTGAAAACGAGGAGTACACAACGTGCACAGCCGCTGGTAGATCGGATGGACTGGAGTGGTGCTCCACCACGCGGAACTATGATCAAGACGGAGAATGGGGATTCTGTTCGCAAGAAA CACTCTTCACGTACGGTGGCAACGCGGATGGTGACCCATGCAAGTTCCCGTTCATATTTCAAGGAAAGTCGTACGACACGTGCACGTTGGAGGGGCGGTCGGATGGATATCGTTGGTGCGCGACCACTTCTAGCTTCGATGACGACACGCGGTGGGGGTTCTGTCCGGACAGAG CTCACGGCACGTACGGCGGGAACTCAAACGGGGCATCCTGCGCGTTCCCATTCATCTTCAACGGAGACACCTACAGCGACTGCACAGTGGTGGGAAGAAGTGATTATCTTCCCTGGTGCTCAACCACCGCAGATTACGACCGAGATCAAAAGTTCGGTTTTTGCCAGGACTCCGGCTACAGCATCTTTCTTGTGGCCGCCCACGAATTCGGTCACGCGATTGGTCTCGACCATTCCAATTTTCAGAGCGCTCTCATGTACCCCAT gtATCAAAAATTCGAGAACTTTCGTCTTCCGGAAGATGACAGGCGAGGAGCTCAGGACCTCTATCCGGAGGAAAGAACAACTCCGCTGCGACCGCTAGTGTTGGAAACTTGTGGCGGTGACTTGAGGACTG atacaacaataacaacaacatcaacaacaatatcatcatcaacaacaacaacaacaaagaacaacaacaacaataatcCAGACCCAAGTGGTGGTATTTGTGATGAAGGACCAATTGATGGCTTGCTTTCCTTTGGAACTGAAATCTTTCTGTTCAAG GGAAGAGAATTTTGGCGGATGTTTGACCATGACGGAGACAAACGCGGTCCTTACGTCATCAGAGAACAGTGGCCGGGATTACCCAGCACCATCGACAGCGTCTATAGAAAACCAGCAGATGACGCACTTGTCTTTTTTAAAG GCACCCGCTATTGGATCTACGACGGTTTCCAACTAAGGGCGGGGTATCCAAAGAAGGTGACCAGCCTGGGGCTGCCAAAAGATGGTGAATTTAAAGTAGACGCCTCCCTCAATTGGTACCGATCCAAGGACAGAAAGCGGACCTACTTTTTCGTCGGCAAGAAATATTACAG GTTTAATGAGCCAAAGAACAAAATGGACAACAAATATCCCAAGTCAAGCTCAGCATGGAGAAGCGTTCCTTCAAGCCTTGAAGCTGCAATGGAAGACCCGACAAGCAAAA GACAGTCCCTCTTTGTGAAAGACAACATCGTTCACGTCCTCCACAATTACAAGGTTGAGGTCATTGATAGGATTCCACTGCGGGTGTGGCTTGGATGCGAGGAGAGGGGCGCTAACCCTGTTCCTATTGTTGCAAGTCGACGAACAAAGGACAGGAAGATCCCCTAA